A single window of Xylocopilactobacillus apicola DNA harbors:
- the cas3 gene encoding CRISPR-associated helicase Cas3', with protein sequence MKENKKVNLMARNMWAKKSNEDGKQLWLPLMAHLIDAENTIGWLLNHWLSEGTKSWFVEGVGDEDELRKLVKFLGITHDIGKATPAFQTIPSYNGDKELDNELIDKLVQSKFIDLDQISLSFPRKSPHAMAGEAILEDLGVPESIGSIIGGHHGDAGENVPYNQINDYRANYYQYDKDPRSDSSVPEVCKMWRNVQKEIFEYGLSRAGYQSVKDIPNVNQSRAVVLEGLLITADWFASSEFLGNDRSKKLFPLISLDKNFDDIDFQARFENAIETWNIGENWEPKKVSLEEDPYRKRWGFNARPVQRVITETIDQANDPGMVIIEAPMGLGKTEISLVATEQLAYATKRSGLFWGLPTQATSNAMFNRVLSWLETLAKDQNENFPFKLLHGKAQFNSDYENLPNASNIEDTGAVVVNDWFSGKKSTLANFTVGTIDMLLLMALKQKHLFLRHLGFNNKVVVIDEVHAYDAYMSQYLYMAIEWLGAYRVPMVILSATLPKEKRQELIASYYRGKYGKSIGVGGDWTKSQAYPLLTVLDGTEVKQVSNFAGHSDQKPVTLEVERINLEDEELVQSILSEIAGGGVAGVIVNTVKRAQALAELVDKEDVELIVLHSAFLAPERTQIEKYLQSKIGKDVQRPKKMVVIGTQVLEQSLDIDFDVLYTDISPMDLLLQRAGRLHRHAIKRPDKFKDPKLYVMGIESMGNYGSGNEAIYEKYLLMKTDYYLNDQINLPKDISNLVQAVYDKENDPEVEGLEEARDEFETHLADSETKAQAFRLKRPSKRNNLHGWLGNSHSKVDDQKAQAAVRDIKETLEVILIQEKKDHTFLIDGRPIEKCSDKEIAEQIIRLPAAIYYDVDKIINDLETSTRKYFPRWESSKWLKGELAVKLDENFNATINQKWNLNYSPKFGLKLTKEESNE encoded by the coding sequence ATGAAAGAAAATAAAAAAGTAAATTTAATGGCCCGAAATATGTGGGCTAAAAAATCGAATGAGGACGGGAAGCAACTTTGGTTGCCTTTAATGGCACACTTAATTGATGCCGAAAATACGATTGGTTGGCTCCTAAACCACTGGTTAAGTGAAGGGACAAAAAGTTGGTTTGTTGAAGGTGTTGGTGATGAGGATGAACTGAGGAAATTAGTAAAGTTTTTGGGCATTACCCATGATATTGGTAAAGCAACGCCAGCATTTCAAACCATTCCTTCATATAATGGTGACAAAGAATTAGATAACGAATTGATTGATAAGTTGGTTCAATCAAAATTTATCGATCTGGATCAGATTAGTTTGTCATTTCCTAGAAAATCACCACATGCCATGGCTGGTGAAGCTATATTAGAGGACTTAGGTGTTCCTGAATCAATCGGATCAATTATCGGAGGACATCACGGGGATGCTGGAGAAAATGTTCCTTATAATCAAATCAATGATTATAGAGCTAATTATTATCAATACGATAAAGATCCTAGATCTGACAGTAGCGTTCCGGAAGTATGTAAGATGTGGCGAAACGTTCAGAAAGAAATTTTTGAATACGGATTAAGTCGAGCAGGGTATCAATCCGTAAAAGACATTCCAAACGTTAATCAATCACGAGCCGTAGTTTTAGAGGGACTTTTAATTACAGCCGATTGGTTCGCATCGAGTGAGTTTCTGGGGAATGATCGGAGTAAAAAACTGTTTCCGTTAATTTCTCTTGATAAAAATTTTGATGACATTGATTTTCAAGCTCGTTTTGAAAATGCAATTGAAACATGGAATATTGGAGAAAATTGGGAACCGAAAAAGGTGAGTCTTGAGGAAGATCCTTATCGAAAACGTTGGGGTTTTAATGCTCGACCAGTGCAAAGAGTTATCACAGAAACTATTGATCAAGCAAATGATCCTGGAATGGTGATCATTGAAGCACCGATGGGATTAGGAAAAACTGAAATTTCTCTAGTAGCTACAGAACAACTAGCTTATGCCACTAAACGTAGTGGATTGTTTTGGGGTTTGCCCACCCAAGCTACGAGTAATGCGATGTTCAACAGGGTGCTTAGTTGGTTAGAAACGTTAGCCAAAGATCAAAACGAAAACTTCCCATTCAAATTGCTGCACGGCAAGGCGCAATTCAATTCAGATTACGAAAATCTACCAAACGCCAGTAACATCGAAGATACAGGTGCTGTAGTTGTTAATGACTGGTTTTCTGGGAAGAAATCAACGTTAGCTAATTTCACGGTCGGTACAATTGATATGCTTTTGCTGATGGCGCTTAAACAAAAACATTTATTTTTGAGACACTTAGGTTTTAATAATAAAGTGGTTGTAATTGACGAGGTGCACGCGTATGACGCCTATATGAGTCAATATTTGTACATGGCAATTGAGTGGCTTGGAGCGTATCGGGTCCCGATGGTGATTTTGTCAGCAACATTGCCAAAAGAAAAACGGCAGGAGTTAATTGCAAGTTACTACCGTGGAAAATACGGAAAATCGATAGGTGTAGGTGGAGATTGGACTAAATCACAGGCTTATCCTTTGTTGACGGTTTTAGATGGAACTGAGGTCAAGCAAGTTTCTAATTTTGCGGGACATTCAGATCAAAAACCTGTAACGCTTGAAGTTGAACGAATTAATTTAGAAGATGAGGAACTAGTTCAGTCAATCTTATCGGAAATCGCTGGCGGTGGAGTTGCAGGAGTGATCGTTAACACAGTTAAAAGAGCTCAAGCGTTGGCTGAACTCGTCGATAAAGAAGATGTTGAATTGATTGTTCTGCATTCAGCGTTTTTAGCCCCTGAACGAACACAAATTGAAAAATATTTGCAATCGAAAATTGGCAAAGATGTACAAAGACCTAAAAAAATGGTTGTGATTGGCACACAAGTTCTTGAACAATCACTAGATATTGATTTCGATGTTCTTTATACCGATATTTCCCCAATGGATTTACTTTTGCAGCGAGCTGGAAGACTCCATCGTCATGCGATTAAACGACCTGACAAGTTCAAAGATCCTAAATTATATGTAATGGGTATTGAATCTATGGGTAACTACGGATCAGGAAATGAGGCTATCTATGAAAAATATCTCCTCATGAAAACCGATTATTATCTAAATGATCAGATTAATTTGCCCAAAGATATATCTAATTTGGTCCAAGCAGTTTATGACAAAGAAAATGATCCTGAAGTAGAGGGGCTTGAAGAAGCTCGTGATGAATTTGAAACTCATTTAGCAGACTCTGAGACTAAGGCACAAGCATTTCGGTTGAAGCGACCGTCTAAAAGAAATAATTTACATGGTTGGTTGGGGAACTCGCACAGTAAAGTCGATGACCAGAAAGCGCAAGCTGCAGTTCGTGATATCAAAGAAACACTTGAAGTCATTTTAATTCAAGAGAAGAAAGACCACACTTTTTTAATTGATGGTAGACCGATTGAGAAATGTTCGGACAAAGAGATTGCTGAACAAATTATTCGATTACCCGCTGCGATTTATTATGATGTAGATAAAATTATTAATGATTTAGAAACGTCGACTAGAAAATACTTTCCAAGATGGGAATCTAGTAAGTGGTTAAAAGGAGAATTAGCGGTCAAATTAGACGAAAACTTTAATGCTACAATTAATCAGAAGTGGAATCTGAATTATTCGCCTAAGTTTGGGCTAAAATTAACAAAGGAGGAAAGCAATGAATAA
- the casB gene encoding type I-E CRISPR-associated protein Cse2/CasB, which translates to MKQSEIKNVTGSIIHILHGTASYRGVLASIRGAASFNSPRAQPAWPIIMRALREDLLGRNGQPSYAEKAVYSALRMYAIHQQGSDEFVYGPIDYKKESNSDSESDDKLEPGVDLFTVLGELRHNEDLEVALDRRVRQTLSTTDVNSVINSLNHLVGIIKSKKLKIKIDYGKLAQDLYWFQMSYESANSVRLSWGQQYYGNAAKKAEEKGEKND; encoded by the coding sequence ATGAAACAAAGTGAAATTAAAAATGTAACTGGTTCAATTATACATATATTACATGGGACCGCTAGTTACCGAGGAGTTTTGGCTAGTATTCGTGGTGCAGCAAGTTTTAACAGCCCTCGAGCTCAACCCGCCTGGCCGATTATAATGAGAGCGTTACGAGAGGATTTATTGGGAAGAAATGGTCAACCATCATACGCTGAAAAGGCAGTATATTCTGCTTTGAGAATGTATGCAATTCATCAGCAGGGCAGTGATGAATTCGTTTATGGACCAATTGACTATAAAAAAGAATCTAATTCTGATTCAGAATCAGATGACAAGTTAGAGCCAGGAGTTGACCTTTTCACGGTTTTGGGTGAATTGAGACATAACGAAGATTTAGAAGTAGCTTTGGATCGGCGAGTTCGCCAAACATTGTCAACAACTGATGTTAATAGCGTCATCAATTCACTTAATCACTTGGTTGGCATCATTAAATCGAAAAAATTGAAGATAAAAATTGATTATGGAAAATTGGCTCAAGACCTTTATTGGTTTCAAATGAGTTACGAATCGGCAAATTCGGTTCGATTATCATGGGGTCAACAATATTATGGAAATGCTGCTAAGAAAGCAGAAGAAAAAGGAGAAAAAAATGACTAA
- a CDS encoding glycosyl hydrolase family 32: MPFFNQKDGLFYLYYQKDTRNPVPFGDPFGWQLVTTKDFINYTNYGEVLPKGSDDDQDQFVYAGSVFLNANHDLVAYYTGYNRNFVNKEKPSQVLMQAVSSDGIKWNKLGIVNSLLPQKGYDGDDWRDPNVIWDEKNQEYLLILGTRLKGNKKLKTGRIVYFTSHDCQNWNFQGDFFAPDMYTMMEMPQLVRIGAWWYLIYSEYDYKKTTHYCYSRELNGNWIIPRDDTFNGRAYYAARCCGDDKRKYLFGWVPSKEAGKDINNYLWGGTFLPLEIYPAPDGVLQTKLVDSILETVESKITVSDLKINSLSKRQEIIVQKKLKNNYLFSMDFLFEKDYGQLGVIFFENEATFEGYEFNISMSDQAISIERTPNLRWFQMQNIGLTRQKKLKTDRWYHLNLLVDDTIAVLDIEGTVLSCRIEKNISHLLSISVYNSVCKVK, encoded by the coding sequence ATGCCATTTTTTAATCAAAAAGATGGGTTGTTTTATCTATATTATCAAAAGGATACGCGCAATCCGGTTCCTTTTGGCGATCCGTTTGGCTGGCAATTAGTTACGACAAAAGATTTTATAAATTATACAAATTATGGGGAGGTGCTACCGAAAGGTAGCGATGATGATCAGGATCAGTTTGTGTACGCTGGAAGTGTTTTTCTAAATGCAAATCATGATTTAGTAGCATACTATACCGGTTATAATCGAAATTTTGTAAATAAAGAGAAGCCATCTCAAGTGTTGATGCAAGCGGTTAGTAGTGATGGGATCAAATGGAATAAGCTCGGAATTGTAAACAGTTTATTACCGCAAAAAGGCTATGATGGAGACGATTGGCGTGATCCCAATGTGATTTGGGATGAAAAAAATCAGGAATATTTATTGATTTTAGGAACCCGGTTAAAGGGCAACAAAAAATTAAAAACGGGACGGATCGTCTATTTTACTTCACATGATTGTCAAAATTGGAATTTTCAGGGCGATTTTTTTGCGCCGGATATGTATACGATGATGGAAATGCCCCAACTTGTAAGGATTGGAGCATGGTGGTATCTGATTTATTCGGAATATGATTATAAGAAAACGACCCACTATTGTTACAGCCGAGAATTAAATGGAAATTGGATAATTCCTCGCGATGATACTTTCAATGGTCGCGCTTATTATGCAGCGCGTTGTTGTGGTGATGATAAACGCAAATATTTATTTGGCTGGGTTCCTTCAAAAGAAGCAGGTAAAGATATCAATAACTATTTGTGGGGAGGCACGTTTTTGCCTTTAGAAATTTATCCCGCCCCGGATGGAGTATTACAAACTAAATTGGTCGATTCGATTCTTGAGACGGTTGAGTCTAAAATCACTGTTTCTGATCTGAAAATAAATTCGCTTTCAAAACGGCAAGAAATAATCGTTCAAAAAAAATTAAAAAACAATTATCTTTTTTCAATGGATTTTTTATTTGAAAAAGATTATGGACAGTTGGGGGTTATTTTCTTTGAAAATGAAGCTACGTTTGAGGGTTATGAATTTAATATTTCTATGTCTGATCAAGCTATATCGATTGAGCGAACGCCAAATTTGCGATGGTTTCAAATGCAAAATATTGGGTTAACTCGGCAAAAAAAATTAAAAACAGATCGTTGGTATCATTTGAATTTATTGGTTGATGACACAATAGCTGTATTAGATATTGAGGGAACGGTTTTAAGTTGTCGAATAGAAAAAAATATCAGTCATCTTTTAAGTATTTCCGTTTATAATAGCGTTTGTAAAGTCAAGTAA
- a CDS encoding PTS sugar transporter subunit IIA, translating into MQLFLVSHGQLAKGMKNSIEMISGKHDNLQDFSMSETDSPEIIRQRVEKAIEEHSGEEIILISDFPGGSINTCLTKLINERVFLISGMNIMMILELVLEQTNKNIQELIESGIRSAKNSIVLVKLNKEETHNNDIGDDFFD; encoded by the coding sequence TTGCAATTATTTTTAGTAAGTCATGGACAATTAGCTAAAGGGATGAAGAACTCTATTGAAATGATCAGCGGGAAACATGATAATCTTCAAGATTTTTCAATGAGTGAGACGGACAGTCCGGAGATAATAAGGCAACGAGTGGAAAAAGCAATTGAGGAGCATTCTGGCGAGGAAATAATTCTAATTTCTGATTTTCCTGGAGGAAGCATTAACACTTGTTTAACCAAACTTATCAATGAGCGAGTTTTTTTGATATCGGGTATGAATATTATGATGATTTTAGAATTAGTTTTAGAACAAACAAATAAAAATATTCAGGAATTAATCGAATCAGGAATTCGGTCTGCCAAAAATTCAATTGTGTTAGTTAAATTAAATAAAGAGGAAACTCATAACAATGATATAGGAGATGATTTTTTTGATTAG
- a CDS encoding PTS mannose/fructose/sorbose/N-acetylgalactosamine transporter subunit IIC — protein sequence MLVPALCVAFVMFLGNLSDAGMSDPMIRRPLVMAMVVGLLLGDLRKGVLMGASLEVIFLGINGIGGAMPADVMTGSIFGTAFAILNHQSTSVALSLAIPIGLLAVFIKQIVMFIKGLMVPLFNRFAEEDNIKKIEHLQIASIFIGPLIYALIGFLGIYLGNSSISLLVHSIPKFVMDGLTVLSKVLPALGIAMLLNMIQEKGNTMYMILGLLMASYLKLPLIAIAILGTILAIIIATTDKQILDNKNFLNDLKLLGNNNSVVKSSDTIEEDFFND from the coding sequence ATGTTAGTTCCTGCTCTTTGTGTGGCTTTTGTTATGTTTCTTGGAAATCTTTCTGACGCAGGAATGTCAGATCCAATGATCAGAAGACCACTGGTAATGGCAATGGTTGTGGGGCTGCTGTTAGGAGATCTAAGAAAAGGGGTCTTAATGGGTGCATCACTAGAAGTAATTTTTTTAGGAATAAATGGAATCGGTGGCGCGATGCCAGCCGATGTGATGACAGGTTCAATTTTTGGAACAGCTTTTGCAATTTTAAATCATCAGAGCACTTCTGTTGCTCTTTCTTTGGCAATTCCAATTGGACTTTTAGCAGTGTTCATAAAACAAATAGTGATGTTTATAAAAGGATTAATGGTCCCCTTGTTCAATAGATTTGCTGAGGAGGATAATATTAAAAAAATTGAACATTTACAAATTGCAAGTATCTTTATCGGACCATTAATTTATGCGCTAATTGGTTTTTTAGGAATTTATTTGGGTAATTCTTCAATTTCTCTTTTAGTTCACTCTATTCCAAAATTCGTTATGGATGGATTAACGGTTTTAAGCAAAGTTTTACCAGCATTAGGAATCGCAATGCTGCTTAATATGATTCAAGAGAAGGGAAACACGATGTATATGATTTTAGGATTACTGATGGCGAGCTATTTAAAACTACCTTTAATAGCAATTGCGATTCTTGGCACCATCTTAGCAATTATTATCGCAACTACTGATAAACAAATATTGGATAATAAAAATTTTTTGAATGATTTGAAACTTTTAGGCAATAATAATTCTGTTGTAAAAAGTAGCGATACTATTGAGGAGGACTTCTTCAATGACTAA
- a CDS encoding PTS system mannose/fructose/sorbose family transporter subunit IID: MTKTKENKKLFNKVFWRSFLIQGSWNYISGQGIGILCMLTPFIKKIYPNPEDKPKRVEALKRHQTYINMTPAFSTFLVGILASMEEKNAELDDFDASSINAVKASLMGPLSGIGDSLFWVTIRVIAAGIGISLAKTGNILGPILFLILYNVPSFICRFYGTPLGYNIGGDFIEKSYKNGLIKVVTKAAGLLGMIMVGAMIVSTVPLKTPFVFKMGDMTFKLQEILDQILLSIIPLTLTLGCFFLVKRKVNPNKIIIILVVFSFVCSFLKILA, encoded by the coding sequence ATGACTAAGACAAAAGAAAACAAAAAATTATTTAACAAAGTTTTTTGGCGCTCATTTCTTATTCAGGGTTCATGGAATTATATTAGTGGACAGGGGATCGGAATTTTATGCATGCTAACACCATTTATTAAAAAGATTTATCCTAATCCCGAGGATAAACCTAAAAGGGTCGAAGCATTAAAACGTCATCAAACATATATTAATATGACTCCGGCCTTTTCAACTTTTCTTGTTGGAATACTAGCCAGCATGGAAGAAAAAAATGCGGAATTAGATGACTTTGATGCAAGTTCAATTAATGCCGTCAAAGCAAGTTTAATGGGACCGTTATCAGGCATTGGCGATTCATTATTTTGGGTTACGATTAGAGTTATTGCAGCGGGGATTGGAATCAGTCTTGCTAAGACCGGGAACATTTTAGGCCCAATTTTATTTTTAATTCTTTACAATGTACCTAGTTTTATTTGTCGATTTTATGGAACGCCTCTGGGTTATAACATTGGAGGCGACTTCATTGAGAAGTCTTATAAAAATGGTCTGATAAAAGTCGTTACTAAGGCTGCAGGTTTATTAGGAATGATCATGGTTGGAGCAATGATTGTTAGTACCGTACCGTTAAAAACTCCTTTTGTGTTTAAAATGGGAGATATGACGTTTAAATTACAAGAAATCTTGGATCAAATACTGTTAAGCATCATTCCTTTGACTTTAACTCTTGGGTGTTTTTTCTTAGTCAAAAGGAAAGTCAACCCAAATAAAATAATTATTATATTGGTCGTCTTCTCTTTTGTTTGTAGCTTTCTTAAAATTTTGGCTTAA
- a CDS encoding PTS sugar transporter subunit IIB → MLRVDDRLIHGQVAVVWSRYLGVNRIVVVNDEVVKNEMQIMSLKMAVPEGIKPFFVTVDKAISLLNNPKSQQLKIFVIVDKPLDALKIVQKVDGIPLVNLGNYGRVNGEKMNEKRQLGKNIFVKKDEEQILQDLLKAGVKINIQPVPTDQNLNLKDVL, encoded by the coding sequence ATGTTGAGAGTTGATGATCGTTTGATTCATGGACAAGTTGCGGTTGTTTGGAGTAGATATTTGGGAGTGAATCGGATTGTCGTAGTCAATGATGAAGTAGTTAAAAATGAAATGCAAATCATGAGTTTAAAGATGGCAGTTCCTGAGGGAATTAAACCATTTTTTGTAACCGTTGATAAAGCAATTAGTTTGTTAAACAATCCTAAATCTCAGCAATTAAAAATTTTTGTAATTGTTGATAAGCCATTAGATGCTTTGAAAATTGTGCAAAAAGTTGATGGAATTCCTTTAGTTAACTTGGGCAATTATGGCAGAGTTAATGGAGAAAAGATGAACGAAAAAAGACAACTAGGAAAAAATATTTTCGTTAAAAAGGATGAAGAACAAATTTTACAGGATTTGTTGAAGGCGGGGGTCAAAATTAATATCCAACCGGTTCCGACGGATCAAAATTTAAATTTAAAAGATGTTTTATAA
- a CDS encoding type I-E CRISPR-associated protein Cse1/CasA, translated as MNNKQFNLTTDPWIKVIDSDSKTCEVSLIDFFENANNYRQLAGEMRSQDLAIMRFLLAILHTVYSRFSNENRPYEWLEIDPDNFQVLNSTIDYDEEDLLDTWESLFQNGQFTSVVIDYLKHNQDKFDVFGEHPFYQVSKEDYDSLVLEKYKIEKGTGTVAIKQMNRQISESNNTPDLFSPKISDFKNELDMPELVRWLISYQNYTGVTDKAKVETSEKFSSPSGWLYKLNPVYVKGKNLFETLMLNLVFDDEEYHIERPIWECTDIKEYVKWRKKELLPDNRAALYTSWSRLIHIEWSSDGVPTIYSAGVPMYSPDNAFDIEPMSTWRKKSKKEPDIYVPAVKNKDYMDVAMWRNFGDYVNPNKSNETHRPGIVSWLSRLKGDGMIDRSLPVSLVSVSLVSDGNATSQSPFAEISDDLTMRLDVIFDDKQDFWPRRIEDTIDLTQDVAKSYWKFSDNLSKIRSLDSKEFNKKQMSKFYDRLNLPFKEWLASLSDHDDRDLKINEWKETLWDIVNSEVKEFMKNSSPRDITGIEEDNNKSLNIFIARNRLLGSVLNKLGIKG; from the coding sequence ATGAATAATAAACAATTCAACTTAACCACTGATCCCTGGATTAAAGTAATTGATAGTGATTCAAAAACTTGCGAAGTGTCGTTGATCGATTTTTTCGAAAATGCCAATAACTATCGGCAATTGGCAGGAGAAATGCGATCTCAAGACCTTGCGATAATGAGATTTTTACTAGCAATTTTGCACACCGTCTATTCACGCTTTAGTAATGAAAATAGACCTTATGAATGGTTGGAAATTGATCCAGATAATTTTCAGGTCTTAAATTCAACTATAGATTACGATGAGGAGGACTTATTAGATACTTGGGAGAGTTTATTTCAAAATGGTCAGTTTACTTCCGTTGTCATTGACTACTTAAAACATAATCAAGATAAGTTTGATGTTTTCGGTGAACATCCTTTTTACCAAGTATCAAAAGAAGATTATGATTCACTGGTCCTTGAAAAGTACAAAATTGAAAAAGGAACAGGAACGGTTGCTATAAAGCAGATGAACCGCCAAATTTCAGAGAGTAATAATACGCCAGATCTATTTTCTCCCAAAATATCTGATTTTAAAAATGAATTAGATATGCCTGAATTAGTCCGCTGGTTGATTTCTTATCAAAACTATACCGGTGTAACAGACAAGGCAAAGGTTGAAACTTCAGAAAAGTTTTCATCGCCTTCCGGGTGGCTCTATAAGTTAAACCCGGTTTACGTAAAAGGCAAAAATTTATTTGAGACATTAATGTTGAACTTGGTTTTCGATGATGAGGAGTATCACATTGAGCGTCCCATTTGGGAATGCACTGATATTAAGGAATATGTTAAATGGCGCAAGAAAGAATTACTGCCCGATAATCGTGCAGCTTTGTACACATCATGGTCTCGCCTAATTCACATTGAATGGTCATCTGATGGGGTTCCGACAATTTATAGTGCGGGAGTCCCAATGTACAGTCCAGATAATGCTTTTGATATTGAACCGATGAGTACTTGGAGAAAAAAATCAAAAAAAGAGCCTGATATTTATGTTCCGGCAGTTAAAAACAAGGACTATATGGATGTAGCGATGTGGCGTAATTTTGGAGATTACGTGAATCCGAATAAATCGAATGAAACTCATCGACCAGGGATCGTTAGTTGGTTGAGTCGGCTTAAAGGAGATGGAATGATCGATCGGTCATTACCAGTATCTTTAGTTTCAGTTTCACTGGTTAGTGATGGAAATGCGACATCTCAATCGCCTTTTGCGGAAATATCTGATGATTTGACAATGAGACTTGATGTAATCTTTGACGATAAACAAGATTTTTGGCCTCGACGAATTGAGGATACAATCGACTTAACCCAAGATGTTGCCAAAAGCTATTGGAAATTTTCTGATAATTTATCTAAAATTCGGAGTCTTGATTCGAAAGAATTTAACAAAAAGCAAATGAGTAAATTTTATGATCGATTAAATCTTCCATTCAAAGAGTGGTTAGCTTCATTATCAGATCATGATGATCGAGATCTGAAAATTAATGAGTGGAAAGAAACATTGTGGGATATTGTTAATTCTGAGGTTAAAGAATTTATGAAAAATAGCAGTCCACGTGATATTACGGGGATTGAAGAAGACAACAATAAGTCTCTTAATATTTTTATTGCAAGAAATCGTTTGTTAGGAAGTGTTCTAAACAAGCTAGGAATAAAAGGGTAA
- a CDS encoding Cof-type HAD-IIB family hydrolase, with amino-acid sequence MSEYKALIFFDVDGTLLSSKSTLVEEVRSAIIKLKDNGYLPALCTGRSVFEVKNIMEKCHIKSIVSMNGQYLEYEGQIIQNNFIEKDICEQAVDYSLKRDDVVCFYNYKQICVSKDQYLSRHFYEHKGQPFPEVNLNFYEANPVNQLLILSHHTDDNYIKNMPNLELFITSDHTIDAVSKGNSKGQGIINFIEKSGLQGIPTYAFGDGYNDISMFKAVNYSVAMGNGKDEIKKMVDLVTDTNDNLGIVKSLTDFHFI; translated from the coding sequence GTGAGCGAATATAAAGCTTTGATTTTCTTTGATGTTGATGGAACGCTGTTATCCAGTAAATCCACACTTGTAGAAGAAGTGAGGAGCGCAATTATTAAACTGAAAGATAATGGCTATTTACCAGCTCTTTGTACGGGAAGGTCAGTTTTTGAGGTTAAGAATATTATGGAGAAGTGTCATATTAAATCGATAGTTTCTATGAATGGCCAATATTTGGAGTACGAAGGACAAATTATCCAAAATAATTTTATCGAAAAAGATATTTGTGAGCAGGCTGTTGACTACTCATTGAAAAGAGATGATGTAGTTTGCTTTTATAATTACAAGCAAATATGTGTATCGAAAGACCAATATTTATCTAGGCACTTCTATGAACATAAAGGACAACCATTTCCTGAAGTAAACTTAAACTTTTATGAGGCCAATCCTGTTAATCAACTATTGATTTTGTCACATCATACTGACGATAACTATATTAAAAATATGCCTAATCTAGAACTATTTATTACAAGTGATCATACCATTGATGCTGTATCTAAAGGGAATTCTAAGGGGCAAGGAATTATTAACTTTATTGAAAAATCAGGTTTGCAGGGGATTCCTACATATGCTTTTGGAGATGGATACAATGATATAAGTATGTTCAAGGCAGTAAATTATTCGGTAGCAATGGGGAATGGAAAAGATGAAATCAAGAAAATGGTTGATCTGGTAACCGATACAAATGATAATTTGGGCATTGTGAAATCTTTAACCGATTTTCATTTTATTTAA